atcaatatctaattggaACCATTCAATATGATATTTGATTTCTTGGAACTGATGCATTATGTTTAAACACTGTTGAATTGCATTGTATGTATGCTGTTATACTATATGctatttttgtttagttttattCCGTTTACAATGCGTCATTATACCTTTTGGAAAGACATTGCTGTGTAATATTAAAGAAAGTTGTTTTACAGGACAGGGCGGATTCTTGTACCTTAAGGAGTGGCTCTGGTGGGCTGGACTACTCTCAAGTAAGTCTGATTATTAATGTACTATACCTTTAGCTAATAAGGATATACTGGCTTATGCGGGATACACCCTGTATTGTTGACATTGCGGTCACACCTGTTCATTCAGAAGGGCAGTGATTGTGACCCTGGGTAAACTGTCAACCGAAGGCAACCAACGTGCATTGCTGATGAGAGGTCAGATCACATCaaatcagtgtcggactggggtacctagggcccaccagtgaaatttattttgggggcccaccctacagatacattcaaatataataaataatctaacaagttttttatatgaacataggctggtggaggtgctgtacattgaatatatgtatgcagtgcagtaagtttaatgtgttatgtgccacttgtgcagggggtgggagactaggggcccaccttgctcaggggcccaccgggggtttcccctgtacccctgtgggccagtccgagcctgcatcaAATAGAAGGAATTTCACTTATTAGCCACATCGGTTTGGCACATAATATAAAGCAGAATTTCCCAGGTGGTGCACGGTAAtgaaactgaacacttgctggtGGGCTTCTTCAGGGGTGTAGCCGATATGTGGGGGTCCGAGTAGTGACTCAAGCTGTAACCAGTcaattaaagggaatatgtcactgacattttaaaaccagatagcaacatgCAGCCTTTATTTCTAatctattttctgattgtagatttgttttattttatttcctgatcATGATTATAAGGGTAGCCATCCTTCCTTAGAAAAATGCTTTATAGCCAGGGGCCATAGACACAgtcggtcaggaggggacctcattgacttctatgggcgagttttctaggcatgctttgtgacctgtgcagaggtcaggagggatcagataagctgtgatattgtGAATgggggatcctgtgttatctatatagaggtaatcttacccaggggcgtaactagaagtgactgggccccacagcaaatatttgtaagggcccccctcagcgcgcttcgcacctccctcctcctgtgtaaaccccacttctttggcacagtgtagcggtatactggatattgtggggcacagtgtagcaatatactgtatattgtgtggcacagtgtagcggtatactgtacattgtggggcacagtgtagaggtatactgtacattgtggggcacagtatagaggtatactgtacattgtggggcacagtgtagcggtatactgtacattgtggggcacagtgtaggctatatttctataacataaacatatttcacatgaaaacttacaattacttggcccttggggatctcggacgccacttccacactttggccgggggctcggcggagctgatgttgtgttttatcctaatgagaaagatttcataataaggatttgaagAAGGGGcaaagggatagcagagcagggagaggctggtgctgctactagggggtcataccatgggggagtaataaagctcaccataatgcccacccagtagtaataattccctttataatgtgacagtgcaaaaatacccccttgtaatgcccccagttgagctaatgtccccatagtgcccccatattgtgccagtataaaatacccctatatagtgcccccagtaaattcccccatagtgctcctctccccccttcctgctagtgccccccataatgtaccagtataaaatgccccatatatagtgccccagtagatgcccctcagtgtccggcctctgataggctgccggcctaatgcccccaataatgtgccagtaagtgtccccatagatgcccccccatcatgtgccagtatcaagtgcctctcccccccccacatgtcccagtatcatagtgccatctccccccatgtgccagtatctagtacctctctccttcccaccccccatgtgccagtatcatagtgccaaacccccccatgtgccggtatcaagtgcctctctcttcccccccatgtcccattatcatagtgccatctcccccccaaaaaagtgccagtatcaagtgcctctctcccccccatgtgccagtatcatagtgccaaccccccccccccacatgccagtatcaagtgtctctctcctccccccatgtcccagtatcatattGCACTCTCCCCCccacacaaaaaagtgccagtatcaagtgcctctctccctcccccctccccatgtgccagtatcaggtgcctctctcccccctcccatgtgccagtatcaggtgccaacccccccccccccccccaggtgccagtatcaggtgcctctcccccaccccccatgtcccagtatcatagtgccatctcccccccccacaaaaaaagtgccagtatcaagtgcctctctcccccccatgtgccagtatcaggtgccaaccccccctccctcccgcaggtgccagtatcaggtgcctctccccccttccaccccccatgtcccagtatcatagtgccatctccctccccccccccacaaaaaaagtgccagtattaagtgcctctctccctccccccatgtgccagtatcaggtgcctctcccccccatgtgccagtatcaggtgccaacccccctcccccccaggtgccagtattaggtgccaacccctctccccccatgtgccagtatcaagtgcctcccgctcccccccccccttcccaggtgccagtatcaggtgcctcccgctcccccatggcagtaaaagtcgggtataaaaaataataataataaacacttctacttacctccatgtcagcgatgcgatgcagactcttcctgtgtcccgccctgtatgtccatatatggagtcagtgcttgtatttcagaaaagtttctgctgggatttgaacccacaaccttctgcttcagaggcaaagcagctaaccacaagaccataccagctgccttgctgctcactgaaaaaatatgagacttctactgttatagctggctaagtgtacatctatacacatgacagctgctcatatatagagatatagcagagctgagtgtgctgggacagctgtcatatagagatatagcagtgctgggtgtgttggggctgctgtcatgtgtatagatgtacacttagccacttagttcgaatcccagacacaccaggagactttagcagacagtaagattagataaCATTAGTGGcgactgctgtgaaggggccctgaacgcgatatttaactaacttgaaaataaactgtcacacacgctgccggggcaccgggcccccttggcagcccgggccccgaagcagctgcttccccggtagttacgccactgatctTACCTGTTATTCTAACCCTGCTTGTAATAATAAGCAGATAACACCAGCAAAGTGATCTGTAGGActtgtggccagtgcaaaaactgcaggattttaggattttctaattaaaaatgtaatcacccaaaaaatctTTCAAAATGTTTAACATAACTTGATTTACACAATAGGTCCTCCTCtggtgacacattccttttaaagaGACATTCTTTAATAGAAAGgaattgtaaaacaaaaaaagtgcaaTGTCCATTCAAAGAGAAATTATCCTTGAAATAAAAAGCCACCTATACACTATATAGGTCCTTGAACTCATCCCTGGTAAAGTTAGCAGTTCTGTTCAGCCATGTCTGGTCTCTTGGTTATAGAAATCTGGAGACAACCAGTACAGTTCCTATGGGGAGGGGTTGCTCTTGGCTTATCCAAACTTTTAAGTGGCGAATCTGGTTAACACCCTTTTACAAGGCAATTATTGGGatgtttattaaagggattctgtcacctggatattagtgacagagcttttaacatcatcacatcagtctgctcgttttgtattaaaatatactagtattactaccctaagtgttgtcctttgtctagaaaatcacttttattaatatggtaattacctgagtaaggtgcccaaggggctgtccctccggccgttagAGCCCAGACGCGCCCCTTcttctggagcccagcaccgccccactgctaatttatttacCCATGCGCCAGCTTATGGCTCAGCGAACGCATTCCttggatacacatgtcagcgcctggaatcggcctcacaggacgcactgcacatgcgccagccggcaatgaggtgtgaataaattagcagtggggcagtGCTGGGGGGGatggccccttgggctccttactcagGTCATTatcatattaataaaagcgattttatagacaaaggacaacacttagggtagtaatactagtatacagtggcgtacatagagacgtaagggccccatagcaaggatcaaaccgggcccctcacacaggacagaagggtttccgcctaaacccttttcaatgacccttggtccatATTTGTctattgcctcatttgctaaaagttgtcccTTTACATTTAAAAGGtaaagtcctgaccaagttttcacctacaGTAGAAGAGGTGATAATCCcaactaaagcctcattcacacgtcagtgtttcacggacagcacacgtccccattcattttattgtgttaattcacacatcagtgtttttagcacagatgcatgctctattttgtctgtgttcacggatccatcacgtccattatagtctatgggtccggatgccatccgtgtttctcggatcattaggaagagatgctttgaaaataatttttcagctgttcagtgtcagtgaaacacggatggcacacggacagcaaaaaacggacacacggaaccttcacggatgcatcactgaccacctgctcacggatttgagcatgaACATGGACGTGTGCATGGGCTTAGGCCCAGTTCACgcgaacgtttttttttgcgagtgtacgggacgtttttttgtgttccgtatacggtccgtatacggaaccattcatttcaatggttccgcccaaaaaaactgaatttgtTCCATatccattccgtttccgtatttccgttccgttgaaagatagaacatgtcctattattgcccgcaaatcacgttccgtggctccattcaagtcaatgggtctgcaaaaaaaactgaacacatacggaaatgcatccgtatgtcttccgtatccgttccgtttttgctgaaccatctattgaaaatgttatgcccagcccaattctatgtaattactgtatactgtatatggcatacagaaaaacagaacggaaaaatggaaaggaaacggaaacacaacggaactcaaaagcggaacaacggatcagtgaaaaacggaccgcaaaaaactataaaagccatacgatcgtgtgaactaggccttaagactgggccccctcttgccctgggccccttagcagtcgcatggtctgccgccatggtagttacgcccctgctagtatattttaattcaaatcgagcagactgatgtgatgatgttaaaagctctgtcactGAAATCCAggtaacagaatccctttaaagatgttATCACCCGATGAGCAAGCACTTACTCGTTtattgggtgattgacagcaaatttacacagcacaattatcaggaactagggatgagcagagcgagcttcagatcctagatccaaagtcgcttcgctCAAAATTTCGGATTAATATTGTACGGATATccttctccgtacagcattaaaatctaCGGCCTCCGACATGGCGAAGTCAGttagacttcggtgaataacttcggtatttgatttttaaactggaaaaccattttaaaacatggatccaaactctgcttcggttccgaGGTACCAGTTTGACGTACCTGTGACCATAAAGTGTTTCTAGCCCTACTACATTCATAGATAAAAGTATAAGTACTGCTTGTGGAAAATATCCCTAACTGAGACTATGGATATTATACCACAGGATGAACATgaaacacacacttttttttttacattcgtgTTGATTTACGTAGTGTAAACCTTTTGGTAATTAGAGTATTAAGGCCATTTTCAGCTGTACAGAGATCGCCTTGTTGTACAACGGTCTGTCTGGTTTAACCTGTTAATAATTTTGGAGGAGCTGTGTTGATCAAGAAGAAGAAACAACAAAATCGCATGTGAAAGATCTACAGATAATGTGCAAAAATGCAGCCAGACCTCCTGTGTTCCAAGTACTGTTAAAGCCTGAAAGGCCAACTCTCACGCTGGAAGAGAACTATTACATGTACCAATAATTCATGTCATTCACAGTTGAGCATCACAATGTTGATGCCAAGAAGCCTAAAATTCCATGTGACAAACTCCAGatgtaaaattattattatttacaacatAGTAGAGAGGTTCAGGAGGGCAACTTCCAGCCAGCTACCAAAAAAAGCTCCTCCTATTTGCAGGGCCAATATATACCATTGGGTGCGGTCACCACGCCACCGATTACAGGGGGGCTTCACCCCTTTGCACCATGCACTCCTTTTTCTTCACTACGTCCCTTGCTTTATGTTTTCACTGACAAGGAAAAGTCAGGTTAATTATTTGTATTTCATATTTATAGTGGGAGGTGGAGAGGCTGCCAATTTTGCTGCATATGCATTTGCACCTGCTACTCTAGTGACGCCACTTGGTGCCTTGAGCGTCCTCATCTGGTAACTATAACTTTACACACTGTTATTTTCTGCATTAAATGTTGTTTGCCATATATATTCATTTTATCTTTACCTCAGTCAATGGCGGTTTCAGTCAATGTTCACTTGGTGGTACGGATTTTCATAGGCAAATCCACCATGAATTATTTAGAAGATCCGCCGCAGAAACCCACAGCTGAAACTCTGATCTCTGCTGTTGATTGGCCAGCAGATTGGTACATGCATTCGCTCCATTATAATCCAATGCAGGGAATCCATAGCTTTTCCGAACAAAATCTGCAGCTATAAcaaacatgctgtggattttaacaCTGCGGCGCATTCATTATTCTGCACGGATGTTTTCCTGAGCATGTGAATAGGGTATAAAATGCCCAATTCACGTGCACTGTGAAAATGGTTGCAGACCATTGTCAGGATTTAATTAGGGAATCCACACCTATATCCTGAGTCGAATCCTGAAAGGCCATAGCGACTGCCACAGGGCCCACAATATCAAGGGGCCctagcaggggtggactggccatagactgtatcactgagggcaaggacctaaaacgtaacttttatttataatcacaataaaaataaaaattacagcttGGATAAAGCATCCTAATTGGTGCGTAGAAAGCTATCAACGGTAAACAAAGGGCGGTAAAAGGCTGAGAAACTGGGATACAAGGAATAACTATCCCTAAACTTTCCCTCCAcagctgctcagcccagagatacaccttaATGGTAGGTGTACTCTGTCCGCGTACCTAGGACTGAACTGTCCTTGAAAAGACCCTATTACAAGACGTAATTAAAAGATGTATCCTAATTTCCCaggtcccaacgcgtttccccctctCAATGCAACAGAGGGTTCATCAGAAGACAATACCTGAATCGGTCAATACAGAAAAAGTGTGCGGCCTCTTAATGGAATAACAGCGCATTGATATGGGGGCAAAACGCACAAAAATGGAACCAGTGGTACACACATGTACTCCTAAGATACAGAGTTATGGCAAAACAATTCAGCAGAGTTGTAACCGACAGATAGAAACGTAATTATAGGAGCTTTGTTGCACTCCGTATAGGTCTTGCTGTGTAAAGGGTTCCCACCCCAGCACACAATTAATTTAAAGATCACAGCAGTTGAGCTTCAGTTGAAATGCTTTTATTTGTGCATCAGATAGACATGTGCAGTTTCGTGTGTGAACGTTTTCGGCACATAGGCCTTCGTCAGACACTATGCCGCAGTCGGCAGCCCGGATAGAAGGAGGTGTACACACCTGGTGTCACACCACTTACTCTTTAGTGCTCTATGCACCATCTCACCAGGTGTGTTCACCTCCTTCTATCCGGGCTACCGACTGCGGCATAGTGTCTGACGAAGGCCTATGTGCCGAAAACGTTCACACACGAAACTGCCACATGTCTATCTGATGCACAAATAAAAGCATTTCAACTGAAGCTCAACTGCTGTGATCTTTAAATCAACAGATAGAAACAACATTAGTCACAGTCCCTTAGCATTCATACTATGCAACAGTGCAAGGACTAATATTACATGCACCATATATTCATGAAATGCTGAGTTTGAAACAGAGGGGTTATAAACAAAGCAATCAATGAGACCATAATCACAATTGTTTGCTATCATACTGTGATACAATGCATGGTCAGATATTACCTGCATCACTGCGTCCTGTGTTGTTTCCATTAGATACTAAATGGGATCATACATACCAAGCCGCTTGAGGTGGCCCCAGGAACACATCTCTGGTCACACAGTTGGCAGAGTTTGTATTAATTCTACTCGCACCTCAAGCGGCTTAGTATGTATGATCCCATTTAGTATCTAATGGAAACAAATTGTACAAATGAAATCCTCCCCGTGGATGCATCAGCACATGGATGTTGCCCAAGCGTTGGCCCTAATAAGGATCCACATAAGGTCCAGTATTTGAGTGATATTAAGACATAAGCAATAAACCATTGTGCATTAAAGCGTGTCTCCTGCATTTCCTCAGTGCCGTGTTATCATCGTATTTCCTGAATGAAAAGCTGAACGTCCATGGAAAGCTGGGTTGTCTCTTGTGTATCCTGGGCTCCACCATGATGGTTATACACGCTCCTCAGGAAGAAGAGGTCACTTCTCTTCATGATATGGAGATGAAACTAAGAGATCCAGGTTGGTGTTTGAACATCatgggaatatacagtatataacatgtTCTGTGCAGCCATTATCTGAGCATTCACTTGtgtatacatgtatgtatatgaTAACTTTGATAACCTTGTTCTCTTGCGGTTAGATAGTAAGTTGTCGTTCTGTGTCCTGTATAAAGGAGCATTaaggctgtattaggctactttcacatctgcgtttttcttctccggtattgagatccagcagaggatctcaataccggagaaaaacgcttccgttttctccccattcattgtcaatgtgaacaaaactgaactgatGGGAACagactgctccaaaatgcattccgttccgtttggttgcatccccataCCAGAAGGCAGAATTTTTCTGTCCGGAATGGCATGTGGAGAAAAATGGAACTGGCATGACactcaatgcaagtcaatagtgccggatccattttctcaGATTCAATATAAAATGGatccggcacccattgacttacaatggctttaatgctggatccgccattgctatgttaaacataatacaaccgtatccggTCATAAAggatgcagccagttgtattatcaataacggaagcgttttcgctGATccatgcaagtgtgaaagtagccttacacggcCGAATTCTGCAGGTGACTGtctggaaggaagcgttccttcccagcaaaTGTATGCTTGCCagcagaggagaccgctgctattacatgcagcgatctcctccacagcatggggaggagcaatcgttatgccatcgctcatccccatgctgtctagttaTTTGCTGAAAGATCACGATTGTCCGATGCACgagcgtttgcttgttcatcaggtaatcggcggcagtattacaatgGCAGCAGGGGTGGGATTCAGATTTTTAACAACAGGCTCCCTTCTCAATGGTGGAAACGCGGCGTCACGACACATTGagatatacatacaccatatatacagtatgtaacacACATACACcgaaatacaccatatatacactacacacacataccacccaacttttaaaaggcctaaggagctaaactatggaatggaagcgctcatctccagctgccgctgtaattttaacaaccggatctggagaacctgagggaactggcCTGACTGACAGATCCTCGCTAACGAGCATTACAGGCTTTAGTCTctgttcacactagtgttgtAGAATATGTTTCAGTAGAAGTCATAGAACTGTGATGGCTACTTTTTCAAACAGATCAAAACTGAATCATGGATCCATATGGATTCCATAACAGTTCTGGAATTTTTGACAGCAAGAATTATGAAGGAGGCTCTCAATGCAATAGGGTCTAAGTTCACATAACAATTAGAGATGGATAAAGCAAGtggatttttactattttttactatacatacatatatatgtaatatTTGATACATTTTAATTTGTTCCCCAACAGGCTTCATTACATTTGCTGTGGCAGCAGTTGTGACATCCCTTGTCCTCATCTTTGTGGCCGCTCCAAAGAAAGGTCAATCCAACGTTCTGGtgtacatcgccatatgttccgtCATCGGTGCATTCTCTGTATCGTCTGTTAAGGGTTTGGGGATCGCCATTCAGGAGTTTATCGAACGAAAACCGGTTTATAAAGACCCCCTTTTCTTTATCTTGTTGGCTACTTTAGTAGTGTCAGTCAGCACACAAATCAATTATCTGAACAAAGCCTTGGATGTCTTCAATACGTCCATAGTGACCCCAATATACTATGTGTTCTTTACTACCATGGTGGTCACCTGCTCTGTGATCTTATTCAAGGAATGGAACAGTATGGATGTCAGTGACGTTATTGGGACCCTGAGTGGATTCTCCACTATTATTGTTGGTATTTTTCTTTTGCACGCTTTTAAGAACACCAACATTACCTGGGGCCAAATCACTGCTAGTATCCGGAAAGAAAAGCTAATGCTGTCAGATGGTCAAGAAGACCAACACAGCTTACTCGGGAATGCTGACCACTCTGTATTAGCTTTCGAAGATGATAATATCAATGGCAGCAGAACTAACCACCATTAAGTCCTACTGTGACCACATACTGGCTGGAACAGTCCTCTATTTGTACATTACTACCTGATAAATGAGGTCACTGAGCCTCAGTTCACTGGACCtcacacagatatatatatatatattttttatatggattGAAAATGACTTTTGGTGGAGTATTCTGGGAAAAGTACATTCTGGATGGATTTTACAACCCAAAGGTTCTTACAATCAGAATAAAAGCCAATGGACATTGATCCTTCGTCATGACACTGTGTGGAAAGAGTGAGAGTAGTTATCTGTCTTATGCTTTGTCTGGACAAGTGGAAATAATAGATGCTTTACCTTGATCAGAATTCCCTTCTATTaactaacttaggctactttcacactggcgttttggccttccgtttgtgagatccgttcagggctctgacaagcggtccaaaacagatcagttttgccctaatgcattctgaatggaaaaggatccactcagaatgcatcagtttgcctccgttccgtctccattccactctggaggcggacaccaaaacactgcctgcagcgtttttctgtctgcgatgtggcgcggagcaagacagatccgtcctggcacacaatgtaagtcaatgggga
This portion of the Bufo gargarizans isolate SCDJY-AF-19 chromosome 1, ASM1485885v1, whole genome shotgun sequence genome encodes:
- the NIPAL1 gene encoding magnesium transporter NIPA3 produces the protein MGESPPAQIDVPAGAQCTTGALLPLICHHGGVQAWCQIMNTSENLSSFVLHNISQSNETNLSIASVRNKYNLYIGLILAISSSLFIGSSFIMKKKGLLRLAEKGVTRAGQGGFLYLKEWLWWAGLLSMGGGEAANFAAYAFAPATLVTPLGALSVLICAVLSSYFLNEKLNVHGKLGCLLCILGSTMMVIHAPQEEEVTSLHDMEMKLRDPGFITFAVAAVVTSLVLIFVAAPKKGQSNVLVYIAICSVIGAFSVSSVKGLGIAIQEFIERKPVYKDPLFFILLATLVVSVSTQINYLNKALDVFNTSIVTPIYYVFFTTMVVTCSVILFKEWNSMDVSDVIGTLSGFSTIIVGIFLLHAFKNTNITWGQITASIRKEKLMLSDGQEDQHSLLGNADHSVLAFEDDNINGSRTNHH